From a region of the Coffea arabica cultivar ET-39 chromosome 3e, Coffea Arabica ET-39 HiFi, whole genome shotgun sequence genome:
- the LOC113737635 gene encoding uncharacterized protein: MVLEMEIKDLIVFNDFDLLVHQTLKEWITPDSKILPYHCNLLDLTNKFRSLEFRHISRARNIFVGVLATLSSMIQHPDELYSDIKKFFKTGSYPPGADTTAKNFLRKLSSKFFLNAEMVHKRTSDLGLLRCVDEDEADYLMKEVHSGVYGSHMNGHLLAKKIMRTGYF; encoded by the exons ATGGTGTTGGAGATGGAGATCAAGGATTTAATAGTATTCAATGATTTCGATCTGCTCGTGCATCAAACGCTCAAAGAATGGATAACTCCAGATTCAAAGATTTTGCCATATCATTGCAATttactggatttgacaaataaaTTTAGAAGTTTGGAGTTCAGACATATTTCACGTGCTCGAAATATTTTTGTTGGTGTTTTGGCCACTTTATCTTCAATGATTCAACATCCAGATGAGTTG TACAGTGATATTaagaaatttttcaaaactgGGTCCTATCCTCCAGGTGCTGATACGACTGCTAAAAATTTCTTGCGCAAATTATCATCCAAGTTTTTCTTAAATGCAGAGATGGTACACAAAAGAACATCAGACTTGGGCCTTCTAAGATGcgttgatgaagatgaagcagattatttgatgaaagaagtgcacagTGGTGTATATGGATCACATATGAATGGGCATTTATTAGCAAAGAAAATTATGAGGACAGGATATTTTTGA
- the LOC140038506 gene encoding uncharacterized protein, giving the protein MAYRTSIRTSTMPTPYNLMYGTKAVLLVEVEIPSLRILMETKLDEADWIKQHHEQLSLIDEKRLNAICHGQYYQKRMARPYNKKLKPQLFEEKDKVLKRILPVQEKPEGKFAPNW; this is encoded by the coding sequence ATGGCATATAGAACGTCTATTCGGACTTCTACTATGCCAACGCCTTACAACCTCATGTACGGAACAAAAGCAGTTTTGCTAGTTGAggttgaaattccttcattgcgCATACTAATGGAGACCAAACTAGATGAAGCAGATTGGATTAAACAACATCATGAGCAGTTGTCTTTGATTGATGAGAAAAGGTTAAATGCCATTTGTCATGGTCAGTACTATCAAAAGAGAATGGCCCGTCCTTACAACAAGAAACTCAAACCGCAATTATTCGAAGAAAAAGACAAAGTGTTGAAACGAATTTTGCCAGTGCAAGAGAAGCCCGAAGGCAAGTTTGCACCAAATTGGTAG